The Clostridia bacterium genome contains a region encoding:
- a CDS encoding ABC transporter permease, with translation MGLYIAKRILGAVPLLLLISIIAFSLIALAPGDPLLAMRLENPRAVSPESIARLREYYHLNDPIYVRYFHWLKSVLVGDWGYSSTYKIPVMQLVKSRVPNTLLLTMSAWCLGLLAALPIGMISASKQYSTFDYVVTFIAFLGLSMPPVWFGFMSIMAFSVKLKWLPIGGVASMVTGSWWAIVADRLKHLLLPMIVLGFVQVAYWVRYVRTSLLEVLDTDYIRTARAKGLSQRTVLVKHAMRNALIPVLTIAALDIPYFFGGAVVVETIFAWPGMGRLMHQAVIGGDFNLALCCLMLLATLTVVSNLAADVLYAVADPRVCYS, from the coding sequence GTGGGATTATACATCGCGAAAAGGATACTCGGGGCAGTGCCTTTGCTGCTGCTTATCTCGATCATCGCGTTCAGCCTGATTGCACTTGCACCCGGCGATCCGCTCCTTGCAATGCGCCTTGAGAATCCGCGCGCAGTCTCGCCGGAGTCCATCGCACGGCTGCGGGAGTACTATCACCTGAACGACCCCATCTACGTGAGGTACTTCCACTGGCTCAAGAGCGTACTGGTTGGCGACTGGGGATATTCCAGCACGTACAAGATCCCGGTGATGCAGCTTGTGAAGTCCAGGGTGCCAAACACGCTTCTCCTTACGATGAGCGCATGGTGTTTGGGGCTCCTGGCAGCGCTTCCGATCGGCATGATCTCCGCTTCAAAACAGTACAGCACTTTCGACTACGTGGTCACGTTCATCGCGTTCCTCGGCCTATCGATGCCCCCCGTTTGGTTTGGATTCATGTCGATCATGGCTTTCTCAGTGAAACTCAAGTGGCTTCCCATAGGCGGGGTCGCGAGCATGGTCACCGGATCCTGGTGGGCCATTGTTGCCGACCGGCTGAAGCATCTGCTCCTCCCCATGATCGTGCTGGGTTTCGTCCAGGTGGCCTACTGGGTGAGGTACGTGAGGACATCACTGCTTGAGGTGTTGGATACCGACTACATCCGCACTGCGCGGGCCAAGGGACTCAGCCAACGCACAGTGCTTGTTAAGCATGCCATGAGAAACGCGCTCATACCTGTGCTCACTATCGCAGCCCTGGACATCCCCTACTTCTTCGGAGGCGCGGTCGTGGTCGAGACCATCTTCGCATGGCCGGGGATGGGACGTCTGATGCACCAGGCTGTAATCGGCGGTGACTTCAACTTGGCTCTATGTTGCCTGATGCTGCTTGCGACACTCACAGTAGTATCTAACCTTGCAGCAGATGTGCTGTATGCCGTGGCCGACCCGCGGGTGTGTTACTCATGA
- a CDS encoding ABC transporter permease → MSNWKSIWKRLKRHKLAAVGFGVFCTLVITAIIVPCISPYRIDDMDLMNVFSPPSRVHPFGSDELGHDVLVRIMYGGRISLFVGVAAAVSSALVGTLIGVVSGFVGGMVDGVLMRFTDLMLSVPTLPVLLIGAMFLGGGLANIIVILTIFGWMSTARLVRGMTLSLREQPFVEAARASGSKTGRILWKHMLPNLFPIVIVSATLGVSSAILAESALSYLGLGIQPPTPSWGNMLQRSMDYILGAGGDYGRPWWLTVFPGLFVLLAVLSVNFMGDGLRDALDPRMVVRTASAPEEQISPAQENSES, encoded by the coding sequence ATGAGCAACTGGAAGAGCATTTGGAAGAGGCTCAAGCGTCATAAGCTTGCGGCCGTCGGGTTCGGCGTGTTCTGCACCCTCGTGATCACGGCGATTATCGTGCCCTGCATCAGCCCATACAGAATCGACGATATGGACCTGATGAACGTGTTCTCTCCGCCGTCGCGGGTCCACCCGTTCGGCTCCGACGAACTCGGCCATGACGTGCTTGTGCGCATCATGTACGGAGGCAGGATATCCCTGTTCGTGGGAGTGGCTGCAGCCGTGTCCTCTGCGTTGGTGGGAACGCTCATCGGTGTTGTGTCCGGATTCGTGGGAGGGATGGTCGACGGCGTCCTGATGAGGTTCACAGACCTGATGCTGTCGGTTCCCACACTCCCTGTGCTCCTGATCGGCGCGATGTTCCTCGGAGGCGGACTCGCGAACATCATAGTCATACTGACCATATTCGGCTGGATGTCTACAGCTCGTCTGGTGCGCGGAATGACGCTTTCCCTACGTGAACAGCCATTCGTCGAGGCGGCCAGAGCCTCTGGATCGAAGACCGGGAGAATACTGTGGAAGCACATGCTTCCGAACCTGTTCCCGATCGTGATTGTGTCTGCAACGCTGGGGGTGAGCTCGGCGATCCTCGCTGAGTCGGCACTGAGCTACCTCGGCCTAGGAATACAGCCGCCAACCCCGTCATGGGGGAACATGCTGCAGCGTTCAATGGACTACATCCTCGGCGCAGGGGGCGACTATGGCCGGCCATGGTGGCTCACAGTGTTCCCAGGCCTGTTCGTGCTCCTCGCAGTGCTGAGCGTGAACTTCATGGGCGATGGCCTGCGCGACGCGCTAGATCCACGGATGGTCGTGCGGACAGCCTCTGCCCCTGAGGAGCAGATCAGCCCGGCCCAGGAGAACTCGGAATCGTAG
- a CDS encoding M14 family zinc carboxypeptidase, with the protein MAFQEILDGLLKGVPNYTRFYTVDELNQRAEELARRYPDVVELVELGASRNGTPIRSLKIGSGERVALMFGCPHPNEPIGAMMLDYVSERLAADADLRRELDYTWYIIKCIDPDGTKLNEGWFNGPFDVETYVRAFYRPPGYQQVEWTFPIDYKTLHFDQPLPETKCLMKIIDNEKPRFMYSLHNAGFGGAYWYITGDVPELYGRFHELAAKHAIPLALGEPEVPYCAQYAQAVFGLFGMKDTYDYYEKHSKAEDPASLISGGAGSDEYALTVSGTFSLVCELPYYFDPRIGDQSPTARSRRETFLERLDLSEKHWKHIGEILNRIDPEISDKSSPFYTAVYDNLKRIPAGIEAERNWAQTSEDLARPATQAETFDNLVISRFYDLLSMGMLLRLVRGELKRAGRNGETARLKEAENELDRAISRGCADLEKELNYRVVPIADLVRVQLGSGMLLAKHLLSC; encoded by the coding sequence TTGGCTTTTCAAGAGATCCTCGATGGCTTGCTGAAAGGCGTACCGAACTACACTCGGTTCTACACCGTGGATGAACTCAATCAGAGAGCAGAGGAACTGGCTAGAAGGTATCCCGATGTGGTGGAGCTTGTGGAACTGGGGGCGTCCCGAAATGGGACGCCCATCAGGAGCCTGAAGATCGGCTCTGGCGAGAGAGTTGCCCTCATGTTCGGATGTCCCCATCCGAACGAGCCGATCGGCGCCATGATGCTCGACTATGTCTCGGAGAGACTTGCTGCCGATGCAGACCTAAGACGGGAACTGGATTACACATGGTACATCATCAAGTGCATCGATCCTGACGGCACAAAACTGAACGAAGGATGGTTCAATGGACCGTTCGATGTTGAGACCTACGTGAGAGCCTTCTACCGGCCGCCAGGATATCAGCAGGTCGAATGGACTTTCCCGATCGACTACAAGACGCTCCATTTCGATCAGCCGCTGCCGGAGACGAAGTGCCTGATGAAGATCATCGACAATGAGAAGCCCCGTTTCATGTATTCCCTACACAATGCGGGGTTCGGCGGCGCCTATTGGTACATCACCGGCGACGTCCCTGAGCTGTATGGCCGCTTCCACGAGCTGGCTGCCAAACACGCGATCCCGTTGGCCCTGGGCGAGCCGGAAGTGCCTTACTGCGCCCAATACGCTCAGGCGGTATTCGGCCTCTTCGGCATGAAGGACACTTACGACTACTACGAGAAGCACTCCAAGGCGGAGGACCCGGCGTCCCTAATCTCGGGGGGCGCAGGCAGCGATGAGTACGCTCTCACCGTTTCCGGCACTTTCTCGCTAGTTTGCGAACTGCCCTACTACTTCGATCCGAGAATCGGAGACCAGAGCCCCACAGCAAGGAGCCGGAGAGAGACCTTCCTTGAGCGCCTAGACCTGTCGGAGAAGCACTGGAAGCACATCGGGGAGATTCTCAACAGAATCGACCCTGAGATCTCCGACAAAAGCTCTCCGTTCTACACTGCCGTCTATGACAATCTGAAGCGCATCCCTGCGGGGATCGAGGCAGAGAGAAACTGGGCTCAAACATCGGAAGATCTGGCGAGGCCTGCGACGCAGGCGGAGACCTTCGACAATCTCGTGATATCCAGGTTCTATGACCTGCTGTCAATGGGCATGCTGCTCCGCCTGGTCCGGGGTGAGCTGAAGCGTGCGGGCAGGAACGGCGAGACGGCCCGGCTGAAAGAGGCTGAGAACGAGCTCGACCGCGCCATCTCCCGAGGCTGCGCGGATCTGGAGAAGGAACTCAACTACCGCGTCGTTCCAATAGCGGACCTAGTTCGCGTGCAACTCGGATCTGGGATGCTTCTAGCAAAGCACCTACTGAGCTGCTGA